The following proteins are encoded in a genomic region of Alnus glutinosa chromosome 8, dhAlnGlut1.1, whole genome shotgun sequence:
- the LOC133875745 gene encoding sialyltransferase-like protein 2: MRLLRLSFLLSLTSGLAAIVVYITGFSTLYGKYQTSDEDFEAWQSLQSDFQKCVSANGLGLQAVRGKVYCEVTINFSSDTVPKWRDPKTRELEGLSFNFNLCEAVATWEQVRNITTILTMEFINALPNGWEEYAWLRINKGILLNRCENKMLCMEKLSLVLPEMPSYLPRQFGRCAVIGNSGDLLKTRFGKEIDGYDAVIRENGAPIQNYSDYVGKKSTFRLLNRGSAKALDKVVELDEMRKEALIIKTAIHDIMNKMIREIPIKNPVYLMLGASFGSAAKGTGLKALEFALSICESVDMYGFTVDPGYKEWTRYFSESRQGHTPLHGRAYYQMMECLGLIKIHSPMRADPNRVVKWVPSRGTIRAARIASEKLLK, encoded by the exons ATGAGGCTTTTGCGGCTGAGCTTCTTGTTGTCTTTAACTTCTGGTCTCGCTGCGATCGTCGTCTACATCACTGGTTTCTCCACTCTCT ACGGCAAGTATCAGACTTCCGATGAAGATTTTGAAGCCTGGCAGTCTTTGCAGAGCGATTTCCAGAAGTGTGTG AGTGCAAATGGATTAGGTTTACAAGCTGTGCGTGGTAAAGTTTATTGTGAAGTCACGATAAACTTCTCGAGCGACACTGTCCCCAAATGG AGAGATCCTAAAACTCGTGAACTAGAAGGgttatcatttaattttaatttgtgtgAAGCTGTTGCTACATGGGAACAG GTGCGGAATATTACCACAatactcaccatggagttcatTAATGCTTTACCAAATGGATGGGAGGAATACGCATGGCTCAGGATCAATAAGGGAATACTTCT CAACCGCTGTGAGAATAAGATGCTATGCATGGAGAAACTTTCACTGGTACTCCCTGAAATGCCTTCATATCTTCCACGGCAATTTGGCAGGTGCGCTGTTATTGGTAACTCGGGAGATCTTCTGAAAACTAGGTTTGGGAAGGAGATAGATGGTTATGATGCTGTTATTAGAGAAAATGGTGCTCCAATTCAG AACTATTCAGACTATGTGGGCAAGAAGAGTACATTTCGTCTCCTCAATAGGGGATCTGCCAAAGCTCTTGATAAAGTTGTGGAGTTAGATG AAATGAGGAAGGAGGCCTTGATTATTAAAACAGCAATTCATGACATTATGAACAAAATGATACGG gaaattccaataaaaaatcCTGTATATCTCATGTTAGGTGCATCCTTTGGTTCAGCAGCAAAAGGAACTGGGCTCAAGGCTCTTGAATTTGCTCTGTCTATTTGTGAATCCGTAGATATGTATGGTTTCACTGTGGATCCCGGTTATAAAGAATG GACTAGATATTTCTCCGAATCTCGACAAGGTCATACTCCTTTGCACGGTAGAGCTTACTATCAAATGATGGAGTGTTTGGGA CTTATCAAAATCCATTCTCCCATGCGAGCTGATCCAAATCGTGTTGTAAAATGGGTACCAAGCCGTGGCACAATTAGAGCCGCTAGAATCGCATCAgagaaattattgaagtaa
- the LOC133876566 gene encoding syntaxin-51-like, which translates to MASSADSWMKEYNEALKLADDINGMISERSSLPTSGPDAQRHASAIRRKITILGTRLDSLQSLLSKLPGKQPISEKEMNRRRDMLANLRSKVNQMASTLNMSNFANRDSLIGPEIKQADAMSRAVGLDNSGHVGLQRQIMREQDEGLEKLEETVVSTKHIALAVNEELDLHTRLIDDLDQHVEVTDSRLRRVQKHLAVLNKRTKGGCSCMCMLLSIIGIVVLVAVIWMLIKYL; encoded by the exons ATGGCATCTTCTGCAGACTCATGGATGAAGGAATATAATGAAGCATTAAAACTTGCTGATGATATCAATGGCATGATTTCTGAACGGAGTTCATTGCCTACATCAGGACCAGATGCTCAGCGTCATGCATCTGCTATACGGAGAAAGATCACAATATTAGGGACTAGACTTGATAGCTTACAGTCCCTTTTGTCGAAGCTTCCTGGAAAGCAGCCCAT ATCAGAGAAAGAGATGAATCGTCGCAGGGACATGCTCGCAAATTTGAGATCAAAAGTTAACCAGATGGCTTCGACATTGAACATGTCAAACTTTGCTAACAGAGACAGCTTGATTGGCCCGGAAATAAAGCAAGCTGATGCCATGAGCAGAGCAGTTGGCTTGGACAACTCTGGCCATGTTGGGCTTCAACGGCAAATTATGAGAG AGCAAGATGAGGGTCTTGAGAAATTGGAGGAGACTGTAGTAAGTACAAAACATATTGCATTGGCAGTCAATGAAGAACTTGACCTACACACTAGGCTGATT GATGACTTGGACCAACATGTGGAAGTTACGGACTCCCGGTTACGG CGGGTTCAGAAGCATTTGGCAGTTTTGAATAAGCGCACTAAGGGAGGTTGCTCTTGCATGTGCATGCTCTTGTCAATCATTGGGATCGTGGTTCTGGTTGCTGTCATATGGATGCTGATCAAATATTTGTAA